AACGGCAAAGATTATTTGATACCAATGGCAGTAGAAGAAGCCTCGATCATAGCTGCGTGTTCCAACGCTGCAAAGATAGCCAGAGCTTCCGGGGGATTCACTGCCCGTGCGAGTGACCCAATAATGATTGGCCAGATCCAGATCATGAATCTGAGATCTCAGGATGATGCAAAGGAAAAAATCCTGCGGTCAGAACAAAAAATTCTGCAGTTGGCAAACACAAAGAGCAAGACCCTGAGAGAAGCAGGTGCTGGTGCTCAGCACATAGAGCTGCTGGAATACCATGTCCCGGAGGATATGCTTGTGGTGCACCTCTTTGTCGATGTGCTCGATGCGATGGGGGCCAACATTGTAAATTCAATGTGCGAGTTTATAGCACCTTATATTGAAGAGATTACAGGAGGTCATGTTAATCTAAGGATTTTATCGAATCTCTCTGACAGGAGAATGGCATATGCATCTGCAATTTTTAAAAAAGACTTGATTGGTGGAGAACAGGTTGTAAAAAATATTATGAATTCCTTCAATTTATCTATGGTAGACCCCTATAGGGCAGCAACCCACAACAAAGGAATCATGAACGGTATAGATGCAGTTCTTCTGGCAACAATGAATGATTGGCGTGCAATTGAGGCTGGAGCTCATGCCTTCGCTTCTCTTACTGGATACAAGTCACTTACCAGATATGACATCACACCGGGTGGCGATCTCAATGTCAGCATAGCCATACCTATAGCTACCGGGACGGTGGGAGGTTCTACCAATACTGTTCCAAAGGCCAGGGTAGCGAGAAAGATACTAAATGTGGAGAATTCAAGGGAATTTGCATGTGTTCTGGCATCTGTTGGACTCGCCCAGAATTTTGCTGCAGTACGTGCACTAAGTGCGGAAGGCATCCAGAGGGGGCACATGAGTCTGCACGCCAGAAGCATAGCTATCACGGCAGGAGCACTAGGTGGAGAGATCGATCAGGTCGCAAAAATCATGAGGGAGGAAAATACTATATCGCCATCACGTGCGAGGGAAATATTAGCCCTATTACGCAAGAATTCATAAATACAGCTAAATATAGCTTTACGATGATTGGGTGAATCCAATGGATGAATTAGGGGCACTGCTAAAGTCTGCTGATAACTCGCTTCAGAGAGAGAAGTACATTGACGCAATCAGAGACTACGTGAGAGCGACAGAACTAATCAAGGATAGTGATCTTTCAACACTAGGAGAAATCTATTACAAGATATCACAGGCGTATTCAGCCTTGGAGCCGAAGAATATTGAAAATTCCATGAAATACGCTAATATGGCTCTAGATATTCATAATAAATCAGGCGAGAGAGATCTCGAGATCGTTGACAGACTTAACATGTTTTATATTCTGATGGACGCCGGTAAACTGAATGAATCAGGCGAGGAACTGGAAAGGGCCCTTTTAATTGCCAGAGAGACTGAAGACGAAGGTCTTGTAAACATGGTACTTTTGGCGAAAGCAGAACTTATTGGTACCCGTAAAGGGAACGAAGAAGAATTGTTGAATATCTTTAATGGCGTAATGGAATCTTCGCGTAAAAACGGTGATTGGGATAGTTACTTTGAAGCAAAGAAGGGAATAATAGAGAATATCAGAAAACATGGAAACGCTGAAGACGCACTTGAAAAGTCGATAGAGTCTCTGAACGAGATAGACAGCATATCAGCTAGTATAAAGAACAAAAAAGAAAGAAAGGAGTTTAGAAGCTCCCTCTCCTATATATACGATATAGCCTCAGATATAGCCATGGAGATGGGTAATGTGGACGACGCGATTAAAATAGCACAAAGGCTATCTGAGTAAGCCGATCAAATCTTCTAATTCTTCAGTTTAAGGTATGTTTCCAGCATTTCCTTTGTGAATGGCCTTAGATCAATATCCTCATCAGACATAACTGCCATTAATGCCAGGTCGAAGTTAATCAGCTTTATCTTGTCTGTGACTTCCTTGCTTCTGGCTATTGCTTCCTTCTTGGTCAGCTTCCCTGAAGCTGCAATGGCGTCCAGAAGCCTATCCACAATAGGCTTGTCTCTGGACGAGGAAAAAAGTTCATCCACATTCACAGAGAAGTCGAGAGGTACTATGATTCCGGCGGGACTAAAGGCTGGTGTGTATTCCTTGTCGCTTTCATAAAGCAGTCCTTCATTCACGGCTTCAACGATGAATTTCTCTACGACGTCTGGTTTCAAAAGGGAGCGCTTAAATGATAGGAATGTAACGAAATCCTGTTTTGTGCACCTTTCCGAATTTTTTTTGTTTGAGAAGACAATAGCTATCAATTTTCTTGCAGTATCTTTATCCACGGTGTTTGATACTCAACATTTGAATAAACTTTTTCAATTATCGTCCAAGGATACAACGGTCCAGATAAAAGAATTGATTGGAGCAATTGAAGATTTCCGGGATCAGTTGATCCCAGAGAGTACTTCTTGTATCTTTTTATAGTCAGGTTCTTTCCCAGGGTCCTCGCTTATCCACACATACCTTATGACCCCGTCCCCTCCCAGAACAAAAATACTTCTTTTTGACACGGAAAGCCCTTTCAGTGAAACGAAATCCTCGTGTACTCCACCATACTGTTTTGAAACCGTTCTTGTTGAATCACTGAGAAGGTCGAAGTTCAAATTATTCCGCTTGTCAAACTCTGCGAGCGTGAAGGGTGTATCGACGCTAACTCCTACAACTTTTGCACTGAGCTTCTTCAAGTTTGCCATAGAATCCCTGAAAGTACACATTTCCTTTGTACAGACGCTGGTAAATGCTCCGGGGAAAAACGCTAAAACAACTTTTTCCCCGCTATATTCAGATAGCGATCTCATTTTCAGTTTAGAATCTGGCAAAGCAAAATTCGGAGCCTTATCTCCAACTTTCAGTGTCATATATTTCCTGCTGCTTTTATCGCCGCGAAATATTTAATGATACCTGATCAAAAAATGTTACAGAAGTGCCAGATCGCATGTGAGCGAGAGTGGTTTAGCACTATGAACAATGTCTTTGATTAAATAGGTTAACAGATTCAGTGTTATGACATACATCGTTACGCGACCCTAAGTTATGTGCTATATATTATAATAGAATTCCACATCCAAGTCGAGTAACAAAATGACAAAGGCAGTTGCTCTTTTTTCAGGGGGGAAAGACTCCTTTCTTTCAATGCAGATAGCGCAAGAAAGTGGTTATGAAATTATTTCCGCAGTGACCGTTTTGCCGGACGAATACTCTCCCATGTTTCATTTTCCCAATGCGTCTAAATCGGCGTTGCCGGCCAGGTTTCTTGAAGTGCCTGTGGCATTCTGCATGGAAGAAAAGCTGAGAGAAACCGTAGAATCCTACTATGCAAAGGGAGCCAGGGCTATTATTTCTGGAGCCATCGCCTCAGATTATCAGAAGACAAGGATCGAACAAATGTGCACCGAACTTGGAATGATCTCATTTACGCCATTATGGCGGAAGAGCCAGGGGAAGGTTTTACTTGAGTTATTGGAGAGGGGCATCAGGGCAGTGATTGTTTCAGTGTCTGCCGAGGGTCTCACAGAGGAAGACCTAGGTAAAACAATTGATTCACAGTACATACAGCATCTTAATAACATCTCTCGGAAGAGGAGAATAAATATCGCGGGTGAAGGTGGCGAATATGAGACATTCGTGTACGGTGTCCCTGGGAAACCAGAGATTGACTACAGAAACTCCAAAAAAGTGTGGGAGGGTTCCTGCGGTTATCTCCTACTTAGTGAGTGAGTTCAGATTTTGACCCTTTCAACTTCCAGAGCATCCCACGTAGGGTATTCCTCAATCTCGTATATATCATACTCAACCGAGTTTCTAATATCCTGCAGTATCCATGGCGGAACTTCCAACCTATTTTTTGTCGGATTGACGTGAATCTCTTCGGGATCCATGCCAAGAGAGATAAGTTTGTTACGCATTTCTGTCGTGTCGGCGCCCTCCACTATACCTCTTATTATTGTACCATCCTTTGTGACAACGTCAATATCCCTTGCAACATTCTTTGCCCTTCTCTTTAGTCTATTCTTAAGCTGGACACCGTCCTTAAAAGCCGCGGAACAGTAATGTACGGTAAAATCAGGAAACTTTTTGACCATATCTATAGCGAGAGACTGGCTACCATTGGCCCCAGATTCATAATCGCTCTTTACCTGATATCCTCTTCCCAATAGATTTTCGTAATTGGTCTCCGAGAACTCCAGTTCGTTAAGGTTTATGAAATCAAGATCCATCTTTCTGGCGAACTCTATTAGATCTTGAGTCTCCTTCATCCTGTAAGGAAGACTGGGTACCTCTATACCTACGCTCATGCCATTGTCTCTCGACCATTTTATTCTATCCTTGAAAATGGACCTATCCATAAAAGACCATATTTCTTCCGGAGGATGAAACCTTATTTCGTCCAATCCAGCTTTTGCTACTGTATCGATCGCAGTTTTAGTTCCGCTTATGGTATACAGATGGATGTGATGTGTCTTGCCGAATTCTTCTTTTAGAATTGTGATGTACTCAGATGTACGTTGATAATATTTGAGAGGATCCCCACCGGTGATTCCGGTGCCGGTAGCGCTGATCATCTTCGCCTCGTAAATTGCGTCCTTCATATTTCTGAGTGGCATTTCATCGGCATACATTACATCCTTCATTTTTTTGGGTTCTGAGAGGGGACAATAAAAACACTTAGCGTCACATATACCGGAAACAAAGAGCACCATCTTTCCTCCCTTTGCACAAAGTTGGCACCCGAGAGGTAAACTCCCTGTGTAAGCCGACCCCCCACTCATCCTTCTCATGATCATCGTCATTTAGACCTCATATATAATATCACTGAAACCCTTTGTAACATACCTTTACTTTCACACAAAAAAGATAGGTTATGAATCTCATAAATTTTAAGTATAACTAACTAGCATAACTTACACATGGTTGACGACAATTTCGGATTAGATTACGAAAACTGACGGAAAAGCGCTGATTGACTCACTGTCATACCTGGGCCTAGATTCCGTTTTTGTATGCGCAGGACTAAGTTGGTATGGATTCAAACTCTCACCGGCCTATGGAAAAATTGTATCTGAAATGGTCACGGATCAAGATCCTGAAAGTGCAGAGTTCGATTGGCGGGCTTTTTCTTTGGATCGGTTTAAGAGAGGAAAACCTATAGTGACACGATATTCCGAGATAGGCACTATTTATTGAGGGATTATAAGAGGCTATAATAAAAGAGAAAACATTCTTCTATTCTCGAGGAATCCAAATAACAAAAATAACTACCTGAATAAACGAGATCAGGACTGGAAGTCATATGCCCAGAAGTGCAAAAATTGTCAACAAATGATATTCTAATAATATTCTCTCCATACAGGTTGGAGATCCTCTTGGAAATGAAACCATTCTGACTTGAAATTCTCTTTTGATCAGATTTAATGAAGCGCATGCACATAACAGGCTGACAGGCAATTTGCATTGACCATTCAGGTGTTCAGGAAAATTAAAGTGCCAAGAACCTCCGGTCATATATTTGAACTCATTAAAGTATTCTAATATACCGGAATCAGCAAAGGACCCCCAGTTGATCTAATCATTGATTATCCAAAAAGTACAAAAGACCATTTTTGGGTGTTGGTGCTACCTAGAACATCTCAAATTTTATGAAATCTAATTACGAAACCTTTTGTCTCTAAACCGGAATTGTATTCCAAAATTCATACCCACCTTACTTCGATATTATAGATTTAGTGGTTTGAGCATAACTTCAACACGGGTGTCGATTTTCAGAACTGCAACTTATTTAAAGAACGACGTTTCCAATGTTGATCGATGCGTGCGGTTGCACAAATATGGTCAAGAAATTAGCCTAACATGTAAGGTATAGCAATTATATCTTAATTCTAATTATTAATGTTATGTATTCATCTGAAACCGTAGCCCGCAACGCTTCTAATAAGACCGACTACGTCAGTCAAGAAAATTGGGGGCGATATCTTTCAGCAGTAGGTTCAATGTTAAAATCTAGATTGTTCACACATACCCCATTTTTTCTCGCACATGCGATGACCTTTGGATGCAATTCCAGGTGCAAGAGCTGCACTTACTGGAAAAATACTCCGAGAATGAAGGAGGATCTTACAACCGAGGAAGTTTTTAATCTTCTGGATGAGGCTTATGATGCGGGGATCCGGGGGTATTACATGTTTGGGGGAGAGCCATTAATCAGGAGAGATATAGGTAAAATAACAGATTATGCAAAGAACAAAGGGTTTATCACAGTGATGAATACAAACGGTTCGCTAATGGAAAAGAAAGCAGAAGAGCTGAAAAATCTTGATTTTGCTTTCGTATCAGTGGACTACTATAATGATTATGATGATGTCATCAGGGGCAGGCCTGGAACTTTTAAAGAGGTCATGAATGGAATACGCGCTCTCAAGAAAATTGGCAGGACAAAAATCTCGCTAGTTACAACCATAAGCACACTGAATTGGGGGTCGATGAGGAAAATGGCGGAATTTGCAAAATCGCTCGGAATAGGTATTTCGTTCAATTCGATAGAGCAGTCGCTTGATTTTGGTCAGACAGATGTAAATTCAACACCTAATTTCGGGATCGGCCTGAGTAAGCAACAACTTCATGAGTTCTATGATACTCTGCTCAAAATCAAGAGGGAGGGTTATCCGCTTATGGAAACCGAGAATGTTCTGGAAGACTATGTTGAGGGCAAACCTTGGAAATGCCATTTCCCTAAGATGTTTGTATATGTCACCCCAAACAAGGAAATATACAACTGTGACTACACCTTTGCATATGACCTGAAAAAAGGCTCGCTCAAGGACTATTTTGCCAGCCAGGAATTCCGTGCTTACGCCAAGAAATCCGAAACGTGTAACCTGTGTGTGAGAACATGTGTGCGCGGTTATTCGTACACATACAACATGTTGCCGAGACAAATTAAAGGGCTTGTCGGAGAAGCTAGGAACTTGTTCAACACAGAAGTGAACGAGACTGATCAATACGAGAATGCTGCTGTTGAAATAGGAAGCAAATCGCGACCTAATCAGAACCTGCACTGAATCTGGTACCCGCTGTCATTCATCCAGTCTTTTCTGAATTCCCTCTGATTCCTCTGGTGAATAAGTATCAAGGTTTGTGTTGCTCTTTATGAGCTGGATCAGCATCGATATGGCAAAATTCTTGTCATGCACGGTCGGTTCAAGCATGGCGTTGTTCTCAGGGATTTTCAGGCCAAGTTTTGTCAATTTTTCTATGTATTCAGCACGCTTAGCAGAATTTGCTTTCTTGTATTGATTTGGGATATCGACATTGCATCTCTCGATTTCTCTCAGGAATATGGGCCTGTTAAAGAGGAGGTTTAGGGTATCCAACACCCTGTCAGCAGCATTTTCTGGGTCTTTCTCCCGGCATAGTTTCCCTACCTTCTCATAAATGTCAAATTGCTTTTCCTGGTTCACAGAGTATACCTTAGACGGCTTTATCTCCCTGACTGCAAGAACGCCAACTCTCACCATAGCCTCGAGATAACCTGTCAGGAAAAGCCTGTTCAGCTTTATCCCCTCCTTAGACAATTCCTGGGCTATCCCCGAAATGGATTTACTTTCGAGCAACAGATGATCCAGAATTCTATTCCACAGGGAACTGGACTCATTTTCAATTTGCAAATCGTTTCCCCCCAAGTGATTCTCTCAGTTTCTTTGAATTATTGACAGACATTTCACATATCTTCTCGGAAACACCGATGAATCTGGAAGGATCCATGGCATCCCGCAGTTCATCTGCAGTTACTTTGCCAGTTTTATCGAGTATTACTTTGGACAGCTTTTTTTTGTCAGTTATGGATTCCATAGCTGATTTTCTAACAAACTCATGGGCTTCCTGCCGGGGCATCCCCTTGGATACGAGGAGCTTCACAACATTTTCTGACATGGAGAGTTCGTTGGACACCGCAGTCATTTTCATTCTTTCGACATGGACATTCAGGCGTGAGAATATGTTAACAGTTTTCACAAGTATATGATCGATAAGGATGCTTGCATATGGAATTGTGAATCTTTCAAGTGCGCTGTTCGTAAGGTCCCTTTCATGCCAGGTAATTGCTGCTTCGTACTCTGGGTTAACCAGCGATCTTATAATACGCGCTAAGCTTCCGACGTTTTCGGAGTCTATTGGGTTCCTCTTACTTGGC
The sequence above is a segment of the Thermoplasmataceae archaeon genome. Coding sequences within it:
- a CDS encoding DUF2240 family protein, giving the protein MDKDTARKLIAIVFSNKKNSERCTKQDFVTFLSFKRSLLKPDVVEKFIVEAVNEGLLYESDKEYTPAFSPAGIIVPLDFSVNVDELFSSSRDKPIVDRLLDAIAASGKLTKKEAIARSKEVTDKIKLINFDLALMAVMSDEDIDLRPFTKEMLETYLKLKN
- a CDS encoding radical SAM protein — encoded protein: MLKSRLFTHTPFFLAHAMTFGCNSRCKSCTYWKNTPRMKEDLTTEEVFNLLDEAYDAGIRGYYMFGGEPLIRRDIGKITDYAKNKGFITVMNTNGSLMEKKAEELKNLDFAFVSVDYYNDYDDVIRGRPGTFKEVMNGIRALKKIGRTKISLVTTISTLNWGSMRKMAEFAKSLGIGISFNSIEQSLDFGQTDVNSTPNFGIGLSKQQLHEFYDTLLKIKREGYPLMETENVLEDYVEGKPWKCHFPKMFVYVTPNKEIYNCDYTFAYDLKKGSLKDYFASQEFRAYAKKSETCNLCVRTCVRGYSYTYNMLPRQIKGLVGEARNLFNTEVNETDQYENAAVEIGSKSRPNQNLH
- a CDS encoding 4Fe-4S cluster-binding domain-containing protein, whose amino-acid sequence is MTMIMRRMSGGSAYTGSLPLGCQLCAKGGKMVLFVSGICDAKCFYCPLSEPKKMKDVMYADEMPLRNMKDAIYEAKMISATGTGITGGDPLKYYQRTSEYITILKEEFGKTHHIHLYTISGTKTAIDTVAKAGLDEIRFHPPEEIWSFMDRSIFKDRIKWSRDNGMSVGIEVPSLPYRMKETQDLIEFARKMDLDFINLNELEFSETNYENLLGRGYQVKSDYESGANGSQSLAIDMVKKFPDFTVHYCSAAFKDGVQLKNRLKRRAKNVARDIDVVTKDGTIIRGIVEGADTTEMRNKLISLGMDPEEIHVNPTKNRLEVPPWILQDIRNSVEYDIYEIEEYPTWDALEVERVKI
- a CDS encoding hydroxymethylglutaryl-CoA reductase, degradative, whose translation is MGGKSSSIPGLHKLSIQDRVKLVADFSDLGDDDVSLLSNFGSLPVDIADRMIENVISTIDVPLGVATNFKINGKDYLIPMAVEEASIIAACSNAAKIARASGGFTARASDPIMIGQIQIMNLRSQDDAKEKILRSEQKILQLANTKSKTLREAGAGAQHIELLEYHVPEDMLVVHLFVDVLDAMGANIVNSMCEFIAPYIEEITGGHVNLRILSNLSDRRMAYASAIFKKDLIGGEQVVKNIMNSFNLSMVDPYRAATHNKGIMNGIDAVLLATMNDWRAIEAGAHAFASLTGYKSLTRYDITPGGDLNVSIAIPIATGTVGGSTNTVPKARVARKILNVENSREFACVLASVGLAQNFAAVRALSAEGIQRGHMSLHARSIAITAGALGGEIDQVAKIMREENTISPSRAREILALLRKNS
- a CDS encoding peroxiredoxin; amino-acid sequence: MTLKVGDKAPNFALPDSKLKMRSLSEYSGEKVVLAFFPGAFTSVCTKEMCTFRDSMANLKKLSAKVVGVSVDTPFTLAEFDKRNNLNFDLLSDSTRTVSKQYGGVHEDFVSLKGLSVSKRSIFVLGGDGVIRYVWISEDPGKEPDYKKIQEVLSGIN
- a CDS encoding diphthine--ammonia ligase, translating into MTKAVALFSGGKDSFLSMQIAQESGYEIISAVTVLPDEYSPMFHFPNASKSALPARFLEVPVAFCMEEKLRETVESYYAKGARAIISGAIASDYQKTRIEQMCTELGMISFTPLWRKSQGKVLLELLERGIRAVIVSVSAEGLTEEDLGKTIDSQYIQHLNNISRKRRINIAGEGGEYETFVYGVPGKPEIDYRNSKKVWEGSCGYLLLSE